Proteins encoded together in one Cryptococcus deuterogattii R265 chromosome 13, complete sequence window:
- a CDS encoding ribosome biogenesis protein YTM1, with protein sequence MSIDPAGSQASRQLPINLFTRSSTDAIPQSTYFIPSAWRRFQLSELINQVLGNTAENGSKPVPFDFLVNGEVLRGSLEAWVKKNRGGDEESQIDVEYVRSVMPPEEAARVEVEDWVSGLSLSRKGYVLLSSYLSHLQVLPLSAAAQSSSALYTLPLPTSLGATSCAWVSPQSQETDILVAAGGVDRQTHVYSIPSLSPDTADAPREVYTLHGHTGPVSSVIASSSGKEIVTGSWDGNINLYVLPDVEPTEHQVPADPVSYLPGQGTKKRRKLEKDQEKAPIEGLTDGDATGEGGWRRAPDAVMRGHTGRVGGLVWDKLDSGKIWSAGWDGSVRGWEVQTGASGVLRQGPFDKSALCVDQWKMNGTLVTGNMDRTICLWDTRQATSLISLTLPTTSPVPSVTCHPTSPFTLASATYSGVVQIWDIRSPKTSLFTVSKAQSKLADPSRKITKNGKVLGERLLAVDWDGDVLVAGGEDGEVGIWRARGE encoded by the exons ATGTCAATCGACCCAGCCGGATCACAGGCATCTCGCCAACTCCccatcaacctcttcaccaGGTCTTCAACAGATGCGATCCCCCAGTCTACCTACTTTATCCCCTCCGCCTGGCGTCGATTCCAGCTTTCAGAACTCATAAACCAGGTTCTCGGCAACACCGCTGAAAATGGAAGTAAACCTGTGCCATTTGACTTCCTTGTGAATGGTGAAGTTCTTAGGGGTAGTTTGGAGGCGTGGGTAAAAAAGAacagaggaggagatgaagaaagtcAGATTGATGTTGAGTATGTGAGGAGTGTGATGCCGCCAGAGGAGGCTGCGAGGGTCGAGGTCGAGGATTGGGTATCTggcttgagcttgagcaggAAAGG ATATGTGCTTCTTTCGTCCTACCTCTCTCATCTGCAAGTCCTCCCTCTTtcagctgctgctcaatCATCCTCTGCTCTTTACACTCTTCCGCTTCCTACTTCTCTTGGTGCTACATCATGTGCCTGGGTTTCCCCTCAAAGTCAAGAAACCGACATCCTCGTCGCTGCTGGCGGTGTTGACCGTCAAACCCATGTTTATTCcattccctctctctcaccCGACACTGCCGATGCTCCTCGGGAAGTCTACACCCTTCACGGCCACACCGGTCCCGTCTCTTCTGTCATCGCTAGCTCTTCCGGTAAAGAAATCGTAACAGGTTCATGGGACGGTAACATTAATCTCTACGTCCTTCCCGACGTCGAGCCAACAGAACATCAAGTTCCTGCCGACCCTGTGTCTTATCTCCCCGGTCAAGGTACCAAGAAACGCCGGAAGCTCGAGAAAGACCAAGAAAAAGCTCCCATAGAGGGCCTCACTGACGGCGATGCTACCGGCGAAGGTGGATGGAGGCGTGCGCCCGATGCTGTCATGCGCGGCCATACCGGAAGAGTCGGCGGCCTCGTTTGGGACAAGCTTGACAGTGGCAAGATTTGGAGTGCTGGGTGGGACGGAAGCGTGCGTGGATGGGAAGTGCAGACTGGTGCTTCTGGCGTATTGAGACAGGGTCCGTTTGACAAATCTGCGTTGTGTGTAGAtcagtggaagatgaatggAACTTTGGTGACTGGAAACATGGACAGGACGATTTGTCTTTGGGATACTCGACAAG CTACCTCCCTCATTTCCCTTACCCTCCCTACCACATCCCCTGTCCCCTCTGTTACTTGCCATCCCACATCCCCCTTCACCCTCGCTTCTGCGACTTACTCTGGTGTCGTCCAAATCTGGGATATCCGATCACCCAAGACTTCCCTGTTCACCGTCTCAAAGGCGCAGAGCAAGTTGGCCGATCCTAGTAGGAAGATCACCAAGAACGGCAAGGTTTTGGGTGAGAGGTTGTTGGCGGTCGACTGGGATGGAGACGTTTTGGTTGCcggtggtgaagatggtgaggtTGGAATCTGGCGAGCGAGAGGAGAATAA
- a CDS encoding phosphoglucomutase yields MSDIVTIKTKPYSGQKPGTSGLRKKVKIFQQEHYTENFIQAIFSAMPGGSEGKTIVVGGDGRYYSPEATQIILRIGAANGIKHIILGQNAILSTPAGSALIRSLKTDGGILLTASHNPGGPDNDFGIKFNTANGGPAPEDVTNAIHKIADNIQEYKQINLPDLDLSKTGEFTHGPLKVTIVDPVSNYIDLLKSIFDFEGIKNWLHHTTPKPTVLFDALNGVTGPYGRAIFVDELGLPESSIQNCVPSPDFGGSHPDPNLTYAHELVERVERENIEFGAASDGDGDRNMIYGKGAFVTPSDSVAIIADWAEKAIPYFKSGVKGLARSMPTSGAIDIVAKERGLEVFEVPTGWKFFGNLMDAGRLSICGEESFGTGSDHIREKDGVWAIVAWLSILAAANREKPGSGINDVLMQHWKKYGRSFFSRYDYEECESEPAEKMMAHLSELFTSPGFVGSSLKATSSNASFKVAEADDFSYTDPIDGSVSTNQGLYIKFEDGSRIIFRLSGTGSSGATIRLYVEKYSKDESEYGNDAQVGLKPLIEVALNISKLKEFTGRDKPSVIT; encoded by the exons AT GTCTGATATCGTAACCATCAAGACAAAGCCCTACTCTG GCCAGAAGCCCGGTACTTCCGGTCTTCgaaagaaggtcaagatcTTCCAGCAGGAGCACTACACTGAGAACTTTATTCAGgccatcttctctgctATGCCTGGAGGTTCCGAGGGCAAGACCAttgttgttggtggtgACGGTCGATACTAT TCTCCCGAGGCTACCCAGATTATCCTCCGTATCGGTGCTGCCAACGGCATCAAGCACATCATTCTCGGCCAAAacgccatcctctccacccccGCTGGTTCTGCCCTTATTCGATCCCTCAAGACTGATGGCGGTATCCTCCTCACTGCTTCTCACAACCCCGGTGGTCCGGATAATGACTTTGGTATCAAATTCAACACTGCCAATGGTGGACCTGCCCCCGAGGATGTGACCAATGCTATCCACAAGATTGCCGACAACATCCAGGAGTACAAGCAGATCAACTTGCCCGAT cTCGACCTGTCCAAGACTGGGGAGTTCACCCACGGTCCTCTCAAGGTCACCATCGTGGACCCTGTCTCCAACTACATTGACCTCCTCAAATCCAtctttgactttgaagGCATCAAGAACTGGCTTCACCACACCACCCCTAAACCTACTGTCCTGTTTGACGCGCTTAACGGTGTCACCGGTCCTTATGGCCGAGCGATCTTTGTGGACGAGCTCGGCTTGCCCGAATCTTCTATTCAAAACTGTGTCCCGTCTCCCGACTTTGGCGGTAGTCATCCTGACCCCAACTTGACTTATGCTCatgagcttgttgagcGGGTTGAGAGGGAGAATATCGAGTTTGGTGCTGCCTCTGATGGTGACGGTGACCGAAACATGATCTATGGCAAGGGTGCTTTCGTCACGCCTTCCGACAGTGTTGCCATCATTGCCGACTGGGCTGAAAAGGCCATTCCTTACTTCAAGAGCGGTGTCAAGGGTCTCGCGAGGTCTATGCCTACCAGCGGTGCTATTGACATTGTCGCCAAGGAGAGGGGTCTCGAAGTCTTTGAGGTGCCGACTGGATGGAAGTTTTTTGGTAACTTGATGGATGCTGGTCGACTTTCCATTTGTGGTGAAGAGTCTTTCGGTACTGGTTCGGACCACATtcgagaaaaggatggtgTTTGGGCTATTGTCG CCTGGCTCTCTATCCTCGCCGCTGCGAACAGGGAAAAGCCCGGATCCGGCATTAATGACGTTCTCATGCAACATTGGAAAAAGTATGGtcgatccttcttctctcgaTACGACTATGAAGAATGCGAGTCTGAGCCtgcggagaagatgatggccCACCTCAGCGAGCTGTTTACTTCTCCCGGTTTTGTCGGTTCTTCCCTCAAGGCCACTTCCTCGAACGCTTCGTTCAAGGTCGCCGAGGCTGATGACTTTTCATACACTGACCCTATCGATGGCTCGGTCTCCACCAACCAGGGGTTGTACATCAAGTTTGAGGATGGATCAAGAATCATCTTCCGTCTTTCCGGTACAGGATCTTCTGGTGCGACGATTCGATTGTATGTCGAAAAGTACAGCAAGGATGAGAGCGAGTATGGGAATGATGCCCAGGTTGGATTGAAGCCGTTGATTGAAGTTGCTTTGAATATCTCcaagttgaaggagttCACTGGTAGGGACAAGCCTAGCGTTATCACT TAA
- a CDS encoding CAMK/CAMKL protein kinase encodes MTQPALRRSKSNLRQKLGFAAMASKPTHLSPIASPAATNLASSTSTTVSAISRTDSRSVFTFDSATLSPLTKRMDFDTVSYNSAMSASPGEYTEEDDISASTIVSSGNAIQQQQRQQQQTQPYQLPIHFHSPGEDAHHPNIASVTSGTDDIFSLTDQQLSDRFTFISEIGFGNWGSVWLCKPKHVRSSLLSEPRAVARLGKKAVASGGSGAGGKVAIKLVHRSKTTTTAARVRALWGEMKIIRALRHEPHPSIIQFESFVITPSYALVIMPHLSHLIPVCLPPSRATLYFRQLASAVGYLHERGITHNDIKPANVLLSHNDIPVLVDFGFAQKWDVGARGSFLSSISWGTPEYLDPQRAKGMPHDERASDVWSLGITMFEILTGRTPFEADDQEQFSTPEELVIYYERTRKGHWVGQWSIPSDIETLLRQMINPDQAYRISAMQAYHHPALQPKAPNVIITPHFVRAAASFDVEEEPLPPPPAQTYVVAEDHQIQAKGDTEKEKEKEKKEKRKFKRKTKRDQSATSHDPPPSHPPLHVRATTPALGESIKQHTSVTKLKRDRTTTDLGGSGALSGMSDGKENENEHMEVSAGEEKEKEKNRSKLVIKKLRMEEEADDKDVSGQDPTPTKMTKPAQPLPIKEYSYIPDKKVAPRTSNSQLTNLSRPSSANPAITTATNDNDHRISKELSSRATISTQTFQEIKDKRISTLCSDSAPENKEAAVLRTMRSLEGTRKHYTASQKEKTQEAFGAIKRPAPEPPATAEKERENEVARPISLDSAQALATEKKKNGDERRSLGLERIGGSSLASEKEKIDKEKTIEKPMALPTSPTRAKCPNTSRIPTPSPQKTRRQGIRPHAEIDATTGKVFPASDDESPLAELREKIIVSDQVKLVRFGQVSGSAIESGRGTEVVETSKESTAPLITQDAHAHARPDRPTSRAAMPTETHQDHCSSEIKSAPKVSKRASQCTITSRPPSTSGLSRTKSIEALAMDNRLDKMASWIKNVETIIEGARKAVVEGREPGLPVLSLPAELTAADPSTNDNVSQVAVVHRFGVTPDKATAIPSHLRTSSVQVEPATPPKWMTYEEAEERVQAANAWLEEQQQGRRKKERPTVGHVLKLFGGEKEKVVSRSSTSDPDHRFVPLKPPAQTLRGIPSSPALRRTISGADIDVTRQSKMPHRKSESNLRNFSTMPVIPSPSFVVGPQYDPDADEDHDTANKNRTRSNTNTHAYSSPRRVRYEALLSDEPGVTRQGEGWTSSNINVPSYQRKEVKPSSSMASLRERARALLGDSRERERHILNLSRKSVSSADGHAQGSGQGAGARESLKVERRSSRLTLRGEKGAKKNSVDHVASNNNTEQPARPNTPAAESVLDKKNGTAGGDKKMKGWVKSLRGAMGMSKA; translated from the exons ATGACCCAACCAGCTCTTCGCAGATCCAAATCCAACCTCCGCCAAAAGCTAGGTTTCGCAGCCATGGCCTCGAAACCCACCCACCTCTCACCTATCGCGTCACCAGCAGCCACGAACCTCGCCTCGTCTACCTCCACCACGGTCTCTGCCATCTCACGCACAGACTCCCGATCGGTATTTACTTTTGATTCCGCTACCCTCAGTCCTCTAACAAAACGAATGGATTTCGATACAGTATCGTATAATAGTGCGATGTCAGCAAGCCCGGGTGAGTAcactgaagaagatgacattTCTGCTTCGACCATTGTTTCTTCGGGAAATGCcattcagcagcagcaacgacaacaacaacagacCCAACCATACCAACTCCCTATACACTTCCACTCTCCAGGAGAAGACGCCCACCACCCGAACATTGCCAGTGTTACCTCTGGCACTGAcgacatcttctccctcacCGACCAACAGCTTTCTGATCGGTTCACATTCATCTCTGAAATCGGGTTCGGCAACTGGGGGAGTGTATGGTTATGCAAGCCAAAGCATGTGCGGAGTAGTCTACTTTCAGAACCCCGAGCAGTTGCCAGGCTAGGGAAAAAGGCGGTTGCCAGCGGAGGTAGCGGTGCGGGGGGGAAAGTTGCTATCAAGCTTGTTCACAGGAGTAAGACCACA ACTACCGCGGCGAGAGTCAGAGCGCTTTGGGGCGAGATGAAGATTATTCGAGCGCTTCGACATGAGCCTCACCCAAGCATCATCCAATTTGAATCGTTTGTCATTACTCCAAGTTATGCCCT TGTTATCATGCCCcacctctcccacctcaTCCCGGTCTGTCTCCCTCCCTCGCGCGCAACCCTATACTTTCGCCAATTGGCCTCTGCAGTGGGTTACTTGCACGAACGCGGTATCACACACAACGATATCAAACCCGCCAACGTCTTATTAAGTCATAATGATATCCCCGTCTTGGTCGATTTCGGTTTTGCCCAAAAATGGGATGTTGGTGCCAGAGGTAGTTTTTTAAGCTCAATTAGTTGGGGAACGCCAGAGTATCTTGACCCCCAGAGAGCAAAGGGTATGCCGCACGATGAGCGTGCTTCTGATGTCTGGTCTCTCGGC ATTACAATGTTTGAAATCCTCACAGGTCGAACACCCTTTGAAGCCGACGACCAAGAACAATTCTCCACTCCCGAAGAACTCGTTATTTACTATGAACGTACTCGCAAAGGTCACTGGGTTGGCCAATGGTCCATCCCATCCGATATTGAAACGTTATTGCGCCAGATGATCAACCCTGATCAGGCATACCGTATCAGCGCAATGCAAGCGTACCACCATCCGGCTTTGCAGCCCAAAGCGCCTAACGTCATTATCACTCCGCACTTTGTCAGGGCTGCAGCAAGCTTTGATGTAGAGGAGgaacctcttcctccccctcccgCCCAGACTTATGTTGTCGCAGAGGATCATCAGATCCAGGCCAAGGGTGATacggaaaaggagaaggagaaggaaaagaaggagaaacgTAAATTCAAACGCAAGACCAAACGCGACCAAAGTGCGACATCCCAtgaccctcctccttctcatcctcccttGCACGTCCGCGCTACGACTCCCGCTCTAGGCGAATCCATCAAACAGCACACGTCTGTCACGAAACTCAAAAGGGACCGTACTACTACTGATCTTGGCGGCTCTGGAGCATTATCTGGGATGAGcgatggaaaggagaatgagaatgagCATATGGAAGTGAGtgcaggagaggaaaaggaaaaagaaaagaaccGGAGCAAGTTGGTGATTAAAAagttgaggatggaagaggaggcggaTGACAAGGATGTATCAGGCCAGGACCCGACTC CTACCAAGATGACAAAGCCCGCTCAACCACTCCCGATTAAGGAATATTCATATATCC CCGACAAGAAGGTTGCGCCCCGTACTTCCAATTCGCAACTTACCAACCTCTCCCGACCCAGTTCTGCCAATCCGGCGATTACCACCGCCACCAATGACAATGACCACAGAATCTCGAAAGAGCTCTCCTCGAGAGCCACCATATCCACCCAGACATTCCAAGAAATCAAGGACAAACGCATTTCTACCCTTTGCTCTGATAGTGCGCCAGAGAATAAGGAAGCTGCCGTCCTTCGTACTATGCGATCACTCGAGGGTACACGTAAACACTATACGGCTTCtcagaaggaaaagacgcAGGAAGCGTTTGGAGCTATCAAGCGACCTGCTCCTGAACCGCCTGCAActgcagaaaaagaaagggagaacGAGGTGGCGAGGCCGATAAGCCTCGATTCGGCACAAGCATTGGCtacggagaagaagaagaatggcgATGAAAGGAGGAGTCTGGGATTGGAGCGAATTGGCGGCTCTAGCCTTGCGagtgagaaggaaaagattgacaaggaaaagacgatTGAGAAACCAATGGCACTCCCTACGTCACCGA CACGAGCAAAATGTCCCAACACCTCGCGCATACCTACTCCATCCCCACAAAAGACTAGACGTCAAGGTATTCGCCCACACGCCGAGATTGATGCTACCACTGGCAAAGTATTCCCCGCTTCGGATGATGAGTCGCCCTTGGCGGAGTTGAGGGAGAAAATCATTGTTTCTGACCAGGTAAAACTTGTAAGATTTGGGCAAGTTTCTGGTAGTGCGATAGAGTCGGGACGTGGGACTGAGGTTGTGGAGACTTCAAAAGAGTCGACTGCGCCTTTGATCACCCAGGACGCCCATGCTCACGCTCGTCCTGACCGACCGACGTCGAGAGCGGCTATGCCAACGGAAACACACCAAGACCATTGTAGTAGTGAGATCAAGTCTGCTCCCAAAGTTTCCAAGCGTGCATCTCAGTGCACAATCACTTCCcgtcctccctccacctctggcTTGTCACGTACGAAATCGATTGAAGCCCTTGCAATGGACAACCGGTTGGACAAGATGGCTTCCTGGATCAAGAATGTGGAAACCATCATTGAAGGCGCGCGTAAAGCCGTTGTCGAAGGCCGTGAACCCGGTTTACCCgttctctccctcccagCCGAACTCACCGCTGCTGATCCATCCACGAACGATAATGTTAGCCAAGTGGCCGTCGTTCACCGCTTTGGTGTGACTCCAGATAAAGCTACCGCTATCCCCTCACACTTGCGCACAAGCTCTGTCCAGGTGGAGCCTGCTACCCCGCCCAAATGGATGACATatgaggaagcagaagagagggtTCAGGCTGCTAATGCATGGTTggaagagcagcagcaggggaggaggaagaaggagagaccAACGGTGGGGCATGTTTTGAAGCTATTTggaggggaaaaggagaaggtcgTGTCGAGATCTAGTACAT CCGATCCAGACCATCGCTTCGTACCACTCAAACCCCCAGCGCAAACTCTTCGTGgcatcccttcttctcccgcTCTTCGTAGAACCATCTCTGGAGCCGACATTGATGTTACAAGGCAGAGCAAGATGCCACACCGTAAATCCGAATCCAACCTCCGCAACTTTAGCACCATGCCTGTGATCCCTTCTCCCAGTTTTGTTGTTGGACCGCAATACGATCCTGATGCCGATGAGGATCATGATACTGCCAACAAAAACAGAACCCGATCCAACACTAATACCCATGCATACTCTTCCCCTCGTCGGGTTCGGTATGAGGCTCTGCTCTCTGACGAACCGGGCGTGACGAGGCAAGGCGAAGGATGGACGAGCAGTAATATCAACGTTCCATCGTATCAGCGAAAAGAAGTGAAACCCTCATCGTCAATGGCTTCTCTGCGCGAACGGGCTAGGGCATTGTTGGGGGATtcaagggaaagggagagacATATCCTTAATCTCTCCAGAAAATCTGTCTCGAGCGCAGATGGTCATGCTCAAGGATCTGGGCAAGGAGCAGGCGCAAGAGAAAGTTTGAAAGTGGAAAGACGATCGTCAAGGTTGACActgagaggagagaagggtgCAAAGAAAAATTCCGTCGACCACGTTGCCTCTAATAATAATACCGAGCAGCCCGCCAGACCGAATACGCCCGCTGCGGAGAGCGTATTGGATAAGAAGAATGGTACAGCTGGTGGGGACAAAAAAATGAAGGGGTGGGtgaagagtttgagaggTGCCATGGGAATGAGCAAGGCATAA
- a CDS encoding protein CWC15: MSQAHRPTWNPAQGRETKAGSQQISKLSLAAHTKLKFRQPGQTNTSDVARRDLKAELLAAERAALDKKRKAEGLPPLAPLGSQQEGQLRIEGAKNGEEDEAAAKRRKILEEAAEMDKDDESESEGEEGESKGKRKAEDDEDEDDDDDSDDDSDDEDDTAALMAELAKIKQERAEEKARLDAEAASSAAISREAEIATGNPLMNLQAALGTATDSPRSTTSAASTFAVKRRWDDDLIFKNQAVGLDDKPKKGEFVNDLLRSEFHKKFMNRFIK; encoded by the exons ATGTCCCAAGCCCATCGACCTACATGGAATCCCGCCCAAGGCCGGGAGACCAAAGCCGGTTCTCAACAAATCTCCAAGTTGTCCCTCGCAGCGCATACCAAACTCAAGTTCCGCCAACCGGGCCAGACCAACACATCAGACGTCGCGAGAAGAGATTTGAAAGCGGAGCTCTTAGCAGCGGAAAGGGCAGCTTTGGataagaagaggaaggcggaggGATTGCCGCCTTTGGCACCGTTGGGATCCCAGCAAGAAGGGCAGTTGAGGATAGAAGGAGCAAAGAacggggaggaggatgaggcggcggcgaagaggaggaagatattggaagaagcggcGGAGATGGataaggatgatgaaagtgagagtgaaggggaggaaggagagagtaaggggaaaagaaaggcagaggatgatgaggatgaagacgacgatgatga CAGCGACGATGATTCggacgatgaggacgatACAGCAGCATTAATGGCAGAGCTTGCAAAAATTAAGCAAGAACGAGCCGAAGAAAAAGCCCGTCTG GACGCTGAAGCAGCTTCCAGCGCAGCCATATCCCGTGAAGCTGAAATCGCTACAGGCAACCCTCTGATGAATCTCCAAGCCGCTCTCGGCACCGCGACCGATAGCCCACGGTCAACTACATCCGCTGCATCGACATTTGCGGtcaagaggagatgggacGATGACTTGATTTTCAAGAACCAGGCTGTCGGGCTTGATGATAAGCccaagaagggagagttTGTCAATGACTTGCTGAGAAGCGAGTTCCACAAGAAGTTTATGAACAGGTTCATTAAGTAG
- a CDS encoding phosphoribosylamine-glycine ligase has protein sequence MPEITAFPQPKSELNVLLLGAGGREHALAFKLAQSPRVARIVVCPGNGGTALMGGKVSNLALPWGAPPAFGSIVEWAQKENIDLVVPGPEQPLVDGVEGAFKKVGIPVFGPSPAAAMLEGSKSLSKEFMARHNIPTAAFRSFTSTQYEDAVAYIKSKPFTSGRSVIKASGLAAGKGVLIPETDEEALAALKSVMVDKEFGDAGDEVVVEEYLSGPEISVLAFSDGYTIVPMPAAQDHKRIGEGDTGLNTGGMGAYAPAPIASKEIMERCVKDALEPTIKGMREDGYPFVGMLFTGFMITADGPRVLEYNVRFGDPETQALMLLLDEQTDLAEVMLACVERRLDSVKLGYKQGYAVSVVLASEGYPGSYPKGLPMTLNPTPKGVEVFHAGTKRSNNVTVTDGGRVLAVCASAPTLRAAVDLAYSGISQISFQGQTFRRDIAYRALSSEPPAEPKGLTYAAAGVSVDAGNDLVEAIKPVVKATRRPGADSDIGGFGGAFDLAKAGYKDPILVSGTDGVGTKLRVALDHGKHNTVGIDLVAMSVNDLIVQGAEPLYSLYFLDYYACSKLDVPVAADVITGIAEGCLQAGCALIGGETAEMPGMYHGDDYDLAGFAVGVVEREQILPTADIASGDVLIALSSSGPHSNGFSLIRKIVSLSNLALHDTAPWDKNTSVGDSLLTPTKVYIKPLLPGIKSNLYKGMSHITGGGFTENIPRIFSSESSLGVKLDLTSYDLPAIWKWLMRAGNVEAKEMVRTFNCGVGMVIIVAKDKVDAALNSLKENGEEAWVIGEVQGKKGVEYVGLDKFGL, from the exons ATGCCCGAAATCACTGCTTTCCCCCAGCCAAAATCAGAACTCAACGTCCTGCTCCTCGGAGCGGGCGGAAGGGAACATGCCCTTGCTTTCAAGCTAGCCCAGTCTCCTAGGGTCGCTCGTATTGTCGTTTGCCCAGGTAACGGCGGTACTGCGCTCATGGGCGGGAAGGTCTCCAACCTCGCCTTGCCTTGGGGTGCTCCTCCCGCTTTCGGATCCATTGTAGAGTGGGCTCAGAAGGAGAATATTGACCTCGTCGTCCCCGGTCCCGAGCAACCTCTTGTCGATGGTGTCGAGGGTGCGTTCAAAAAGGTCGGTATTCCCGTCTTTGGTCCTtcacctgctgctgccatgCTCGAGGGTAGCAAGTCTCTCAGCAAGGAGTTCATGGCCCGACACAACATCCCTACCGCCGCTTTCCGATCTTTCACTTCTACTCAGTACGAAGATGCCGTCGCCTACATCAAGTCTAAGCCCTTCACCTCTGGTCGAAGTGTCATCAAGGCCTCTGGTCTTGCTGCGGGCAAGGGTGTGCTCATCCCCGAGACTGACGAAGAGGCTCTTGCTGCTTTAAAGAGTGTCATGGTTGACAAGGAGTTTGGAGATGCTGGTGACGAGGTTGTCGTTGAGGAGTACCTCTCCGGCCCCGAAATTTCTGTGCTCGCTTTCAGCGATGGTTACACTATTGTACCCATGCCCGCTGCTCAGGACCACAAGCGTATCGGCGAGGGCGACACAGGCCTTAACACTGGTGGTATGGGCGCTTACGCTCCTGCCCCTATCGCTTCCAAGGAGATTATGGAGAGGTGTGTCAAGGACGCGCTTGAGCCTACGATCAAGGGAATGAGGGAGGATGGTTATCCGTTTGTTGGCATGTTGTTCACCGGTTTCATGATCACTGCCGATGGACCTAGGGTTTTGGAGTACAACGTCAGGTTCGGTGACCCTGAGACTCAGGCTTTGATGTTGTTGCTTGACGAGCAGACTGATTTGGCCGAGGTGATGCTT GCCTGTGTTGAGCGTCGTCTTGACTCTGTCAAGCTCGGCTACAAACAAGGTTACGCTGTTTCTGTCGTTCTTGCTTCCGAGGGCTACCCCGGCTCCTACCCCAAGGGCCTTCCTATGACCCTTAACCCTACCCCCAAAG GTGTCGAAGTTTTCCATGCCGGTACTAAGCGTTCCAACAACGTCACCGTCACCGACGGCGGCCGTGTCCTCGCCGTTTGCGCTTCCGCCCCCACCCTCCGCGCCGCTGTCGACCTCGCCTACTCTGGCATCTCTCAAATCTCCTTCCAAGGCCAAACCTTCCGTCGAGACATTGCCTACCGtgctctctcttccgaACCCCCCGCGGAGCCTAAAGGTCTCACTTACGCCGCTGCCGGCGTTTCCGTCGATGCTGGTAACGACCTCGTCGAGGCTATTAAGCCCGTCGTCAAGGCCACTCGACGACCTGGTGCCGACTCTGACATTGGAGGGTTCGGCGGTGCGTTCGACCTTGCCAAAGCCGGGTATAAGGACCCCATCCTCGTTTCTGGCACTGACGGTGTTGGAACCAAACTCCGTGTCGCTCTTGACCACGGGAAACACAACACTGTCGGTATCGACCTCGTTGCGATGAGCGTTAACGACCTCATTGTCCAAGGTGCTGAACCTCTCTACTCTCTCTACTTCCTCGACTACTATGCGTGCTCCAAGCTTGATGTGCCTGTGGCCGCGGATGTAATCACCGGTATCGCGGAGGGATGTCTCCAAGCTGGATGCGCGTTGATCGGCGGTGAGACCGCAGAGATGCCAGGAATGTACCACGGGGATGACTATGATCTTGCCGGTTTCGCTGTGGGTGTGGTTGAGCGGGAACAGATCCTTCCCACAGCCGATATCGCCTCTGGCGACGTCCTCATTGcgctttcttcctctggcCCCCACTCCAACGGTTTCTCCCTTATCCGCAAAATCGTCTCCCTCTCCAATCTCGCTTTGCACGATACCGCCCCTTGGGACAAGAACACTTCTGTTGGCGATTCGCTCTTAACTCCTACCAAAGTGTACATCAAGCCCCTCTTACCCGGTATCAAGTCTAACTTGTACAAGGGCATGTCCCACATCACTGGCGGTGGTTTCACAGAGAACATTCCTCgtatcttctcctccgaGTCAAGTTTGGGTGTTAAGCTTGATTTGACGTCTTACGACCTTCCTGCGATTTGGAAGTGGCTCATGCGAGCTGGAAATGTCGAGGCCAAGGAGATGGTTAGGACATTCAACTGCGGTGTGGGGATGGTTATCATCGTTGCCAAGGACAAGGTTGACGCGGCGCTGAATagtttgaaggagaatggGGAAGAGGCTTGGGTTATTGGTGAGGTCCagggcaagaagggtgTCGAGTATGTTGGTTTGGACAAGTTTGGCCTTTag
- a CDS encoding glycine cleavage system H protein — translation MLSALRPIARPLAGSLRTHIAPKAAAFRFSALRFASTTKYSTDHEWVTFDSDTNVAVIGVTDYAQKALGDVVFVELPSEGTEVAQGDSVGAVESVKAASDIYAPVSGVVESINETLADQPNLLNKSPEKDGWLCKVKLSDPAEFDDLLSPDAYKAHCEGA, via the exons ATGCTCTCTGCTCTCCGCCCCATCGCCCGACCCCTCGCTGGCTCTCTTAGGACCCACATCGCACCCAAGGCTGCCGCGTTCAGGTTCTCTGCTCTTAGGTTCGCCTCTACCA CCAAGTACAGTACTGACCATGAATGGGTCACTTTTGACTCTGACACCAACGTTGCTGTCATCGGTGTCACCGACTACGCCCAGAAAGCTTTGGGAGATGTCGTCTTTGTCGAGTTGCCCTCTGAGGGTACCGAAGTCGCCCAGGGTG ACTCTGTTGGTGCTGTTGAGTCTGTCAAGGCTGCCTCTGACATCTATGCTCCTGTTTCTGGTGTCGTTGAGTCTATCAACGAGACCCTCGCCGACCAGCCTAACTTGTTGAACAAGTCTCCCGAGAAGGACG GCTGGCTCTGCAAGGTCAAGCTCTCTGACCCCGCCGAGTTCGACGACCTCTTGTCTCCTGACGCCTACAAGGCCCACTGCGAGGGTGCTTAA